From the Megalops cyprinoides isolate fMegCyp1 chromosome 21, fMegCyp1.pri, whole genome shotgun sequence genome, one window contains:
- the prrt1 gene encoding proline-rich transmembrane protein 1, with product MSSEKHGGYQGLDEAGRQQMTQISPPPYLPSQDPNMPPHPPPPVCGPQPSYPPPPPPPGSEGYLQETQFHCGPVGPPGAPQGYTVQTQGPGGAVPHPPAGYLQPGYPLQLQPCTAYVPVYPIGASGQPYLPGGGGHPGVPPGQMPMQMPPGIALMEPRRPPHDYLPIAVLTTVCCFWPTGIIAIIKAVQVRTAVARGDMVSAEIASREARNFSFISLAVGIASMVLCTILTVVVIIASQHQDDDWEP from the exons ATGTCGTCGGAAAAACACG GAGGCTACCAAG gtCTGGATGAGGCTGGGAGGCAGCAGATGACCCAGATCTCCCCCCCGCCTTACCTCCCCTCTCAGGACCCCAacatgcccccccacccccctccgccTGTGTGCGGCCCCCAGCCCAGCTAcccccctcctccgcccccgCCCGGCTCCGAGGGCTACCTCCAGGAGACCCAGTTTCACTGCGGCCCCGTCGGCCCCCCTGGGGCCCCCCAGGGCTACACGGTGCAGACGCAGGGGCCGGGGGGGGCCGTGCCCCACCCCCCAGCGGGGTACCTCCAGCCCGGGTAccccctccagctgcagccctgCACGGCATACGTTCCTGTGTATCCTATCGGGGCGTCG gggCAGCCCTACCTgcccgggggtggggggcaccCCGGGGTTCCTCCGGGGCAGATGCCCATGCAGATGCCCCCCGGAATCGCCCTGATGGAGCCACGCCGGCCCCCGCATGACTACCTGCCCATCGCTGTGCTCACCACTGTCTGCTGCTTCTGGCCCACAGGCATCATAGCCATCATCAAGGCTGTGcag GTGCGCACGGCGGTGGCACGGGGGGACATGGTTTCGGCGGAGATCGCCTCCCGGGAGGCGCGGAACTTCTCCTTCATCAGCCTGGCGGTGGGCATCGCCTCCATGGTGCTCTGCACCATCCTCACTGTGGTGGTCATCATCGCCTCCCAGCACCAGGACGACGACTGGGAGCCCTAg
- the skiv2l gene encoding helicase SKI2W, with amino-acid sequence MEKIDLPPLGPADLPLSLLEMGCSGRFELISQPIACGQPLHPQSTLPHGLPPISPDLRMEVEKRFLRDPEWLPIHDTDSAFHKFLKLAQRDRQVDSLLHCTASPLHSGLSVVRDPTTGMLLDFTEVLLEDTGLSAKNSLSLQRPPGPPSESLRGSNTNYPFLPGGMEELTLEQIKKKTEAEEDIDFEKGLLTVAPGLKAGMDFSDRDTKTSAGEVNLLSLLSNFDDIIDTRPEGEGGEGGKKSGDVPKIPRSNSLEDLGIKESAPPPSTAAVSSAGLSEGGKGKEGEQEAEKKRWAIPVDISSPCDDFYKRIPEPAFKWPFELDGFQKQAVLRLEAHDSVFVAAHTSAGKTVVAEYAIALSQKHMTRTIYTSPIKALSNQKFRDFKNTFGDVGLLTGDVQLNPEASCLIMTTEILRSMLYNGSEVIRDLEWVIFDEVHYINDAERGVVWEEVLIMLPDHVSIILLSATVPNALEFSEWIGRIKKRPIYVISTVKRPVPLEHYLYTGNSTKTQKELFLLVDAAGNFLTKGYYAAVEAKKERTSKHAQSFGAKGSSQSTTATQDRAVWLALLHFLSQRQQTPVVAFTFSRSRCDDNARSLSSMDLTNSVEKSEIHSFFQKSLSRLRGGDRQLPQILLMRDLLKRGIAVHHSGILPILKEVIEMLFSRGLVKVLFATETFAMGVNMPARTVVFDSIRKHDGTGFRNLLPGEYIQMAGRAGRRGLDATGTVIILCKSGVHDMGELHVMMLGKPTVLQSQFRLTYTMILNLLRVEALQVTDMMRRSFSESHRDTQAHERRITQLKQQLASLPPFDTEGQLADILPYYHTLTELRITTEGLQRAVLESVSGLKALSVGRVVVVNNAQHCNALGVILQVSSDSVNRTFTALILCEKGNEEMGAEPPKARPLPHLHSTALFIPEGPCSHTVQKLKLQDISAITVKTLKVIPERIIDNYNKRQQPRFRLDPPGQAISTATQELLRLAEANPEGVPTLDPVNDLQLKAVEVVEGSLRVRALQESLKDFGCVHCPTFSEQFIRVQERMTVQEELDKLLFLVSDQSLSLLPEYHQRIKVLQHLNYVDSSGAVQLKGRVACQISSHELLLTELLFENTLSPLAPEESAALLSCLVFTQNTQTVPHITSTLQESIDRVLSLAQRIGELQKDCGISQTAEDFVAQFKFGLTEVVYCWARGMPFSEIAQLTDVQEGTVVRCIQRLDEVLREVRQAARIVGDSVLGSKMERASLAIRRDIVFTASLYTH; translated from the exons ATGGAGAAAATAG ATTTGCCGCCTTTGGGGCCGGCTGACCTCCCTCTGTCGCTGCTGGAGATGGGCTGCTCAGGGCGGTTTGAGCTGATCTCTCAGCCAATCGCGTGCGGCCAGCCTCTACACCCACAGAGCACC ctCCCCCACGGTCTGCCTCCGATCAGTCCAGACCTGCGCATGGAGGTGGAAAAACGTTTCCTGCGCGACCCAGAATGGCTTCCCATACACGACACCGACTCTGCCTTCCACAAGTTTTTAAA gctggctcagagggacagacaggtgGACTCTCTGCTGCACTGTACCGCCTCTCCCCTGCACTCTGGCCTGTCTGTGGTGCGGGACCCCACCACTGGGATGCTGCTGGACTTCACAGAG GTGCTGTTGGAGGACACAGGCCTGTCCGCGAAGAACTCGCTGTCCCTGCAGCGCCCCCCCGGGCCCCCCTCCGAAAGCCTCCGGGGGAGCAACACCAACTACCCCTTTCTGCCAG gAGGGATGGAGGAGCTGACTCTGGAGCAGATTAAGAAGAAGACTGAGGCGGAGGAAGACATCGACTTTGAGAAAG GTTTACTCACAGTGGCCCCAGGGCTAAAGGCTGGGATGGACTTCAGTGACAgag ATACCAAAACCTCAGCGGGAGAGGTCAACCTGCTGTCCCTCCTCTCCAATTTTGATGACATCATTGACACTCgccctgagggagagggaggggagggagggaagaagtCAGGTGACGTGCCTAAAATACCCCGTTCCAACAGCCTGGAAGACTTGGGGATCAAG GAGTCTGCGCCCCCTCCTTCAACCGCAGCTGTCTCGTCGGCCGGGCTGAGcgagggagggaaggggaaggagggagaacaggaggcagagaagaaGAGGTGGGCCATTCCTGTGGACATCAGCTCTCCCTGCGACGACTTCTACAAGCGCATTCCCGAGCCGGCCTTCAAG tggCCATTTGAGCTGGACGGCTTTCAGAAGCAGGCAGTGTTGAGGCTGGAGGCTCATGACTCTGTTTTTGTTGCGGCTCACACCTCCGCCGGCAAGACTGTGGTGGCTGAGTACGCCATCGCTCTCTCCCAGAAGCACAtgaccag GACGATCTACACCTCTCCCATCAAGGCGCTGTCCAATCAGAAGTTCAGGGACTTTAAGAACACCTTTGGGGACGTGGGGCTGTTGACCGGGGATGTGCAGCTCAATCCAGAGGCCTCCTGCCTCATCATGACCACTGAGATCCTCAG GTCCATGCTGTACAATGGCTCCGAGGTCATTCGGGATTTGGAGTGGGTGATCTTCGACGAGGTGCACTACATCAACGACGCAGAG aggggTGTGGTTTGGGAGGAGGTGCTGATTATGCTTCCTGATCATGTCAGTATCATCCTGCTCAGCGCCACGGTGCCCAACGCCCTGGAGTTCAGCGAGTGGATAGG GCGCATAAAGAAGAGGCCCATCTACGTGATCAGCACCGTGAAGAGGCCGGTCCCACTGGAACACTACCTCTACACCGGCAACAGCACCAAGACCCAGAAAGAGCTCTTCCTTCTGGTCGACGCTGCCGGAAACTTCCTGACCAAAGG GTACTATGCGGCTGTGGAGGCTAAGAAGGAGCGCACCAGCAAACACGCCCAGTCTTTCGGAGCCAAGGGATCCTCCCAGAGCACCACAGCCACACAG GACCGGGCGGTGTGGTTGGCCCTcctgcacttcctgtctcagcGGCAGCAGACTCCGGTGGTGGCCTTCACCTTCTCGCGCTCCCGCTGCGATGACAACGCCCGCTCGCTGTCCTCCATGGACCTCACCAACTCCGTGGAGAAGAGCGAGATCCACTCCTTCTTCCAGAAGAGCCTGAGCCGCCTCCGAGGCGGAGACCGCCAGCTGCCTCAG ATCCTGCTGATGAGGGACCTGCTGAAGAGGGGCATCGCTGTGCACCACAGCGGCATCCTGCCCATCCTCAAGGAGGTCATCGAGATGCTCTTCTCCCGAGGACTGGTGAAG GTCTTGTTTGCCACAGAGACGTTCGCCATGGGCGTGAACATGCCTGCGAGGACGGTGGTGTTCGACAGCATCCGAAAACACGATGGGACGGGCTTCAGAAACCTGCTGCCTG GGGAGTACATCCAGATGGCCGGCCGGGCAGGGCGGAGGGGCCTGGACGCCACGGGAACCGTCATTATCCTCTGCAAGTCGGGCGTGCACGACATGGGCGAACTCCACGTCATGATGCTG gGGAAGCCCACGGTGCTGCAGTCCCAGTTCAGACTCACCTACACCATGATCCTGAACCTGCTGCGCGTGGAGGCCCTGCAGGTCACCGACATGATGAGGAGGAGCTTTTCAGAGAGCCACAGAGACACTCAG gcccATGAGCGGCGGATCACCCAGCTGAAGCAGCAGcttgcctccctccctcctttcgATACTGAGGGTCAGCTGGCTGACATCCTGCCCTACTACCACACCCTGACTGAGCTGCGCATTACCACCGAGGGCCTACAG AGGGCTGTGCTGGAGTCAGTCAGTGGGCTGAAGGCTCTGTCTGTGGGCCGCGTGGTGGTGGTGAACAATGCTCAGCACTGCAACGCCCTGGGAGTCattctgcag GTATCCAGTGATTCAGTGAACCGCACCTTCACTGCTCTCATCCTGTGTGAGAAAGGGAATGAGGAAATGGGGGCGGAGCCACCCAAAGCCaggcccctccctcacctgcacaGCACTGCCCTCTTCATACCTGAGG GCCCCTGCAGTCACACGGTGCAGAAGCTGAAGCTGCAGGATATTTCTGCCATCACTGTGAAAACCCTGAAAGTCATTCCAGAGCGGATCATCGACAACTACAACAAGCGGCAGCAGCCTCgcttcag gctcGACCCTCCAGGGCAGGCCATCTCCACGGCAACGCAAGAGCTCCTCCGATTGGCCGAGGCGAACCCTGAAGGTGTGCCGACCCTCGACCCTGTGAATGACCTCCAGCTGAAAgcggtggaggtggtggaggggtCTCTGCGGGTGCGAGCTTTGCAGGAGAGTCTGAAAGACTTCGGCTGCGTCCACTGCCCCACTTTCTCTGAGCAg tTCATACGCGTGCAGGAGAGGATGACGGTCCAGGAGGAGCTGGACAAGCTGCTGTTCCTGGTCTCAGATCAGTCTCTATCCCTGCTTCCTGAGTACCACCAGAGGATCAAG GTTCTCCAGCACCTGAACTACGTGGACAGCAGTGGGGCGGTGCAGCTGAAAGGGCGGGTGGCATGTCAGATCAGTAGCCACGAGCTGCTGCTCACCGAGCTGCTGTTTGAGAACACCCTGAGCCCGCTCGCCCCCGAGGAGAGCGCCgccctgctgtcctgcctggTGTTTACACAGAACACGCAGACCGTGCCCCACATCACCAGCACCCTGCAGGAG aGTATCGATCGAGTCCTCAGCTTGGCACAGAGAATCGGCGAGCTGCAGAAGGATTGTGGGATTTCACAGACGGCGGAAGACTTCGTGGCCCAGTTCAAGTTCGGGCTGACTGAGGTGGTTTACTGCTGGGCGCGAGGCATG CCCTTCTCTGAGATCGCGCAGCTGACGGACGTGCAGGAGGGCACGGTGGTGCGCTGTATCCAGCGTTTGGACGAGGTTCTGCGGGAGGTGCGGCAGGCGGCCCGCATTGTGGGGGACTCCGTCCTGGGCAGCAAGATGGAGAGGGCCTCCCTGGCCATCCGGCGGGACATCGTGTTCACCGCCTCCCTCTACACCCActga
- the nelfe gene encoding negative elongation factor E, producing MVVFPSTLTEEEEALQKKYAKLKKKKKALLALKKQSSTSQTSQSGLKRTLSDQPVVDTATATEQAKMLIKSGAISAIKSENKNSGFKRSRTLEGKLKDPEKGPAPAFLPFQRSVSTDEELPESAKRTHRKSLYESFVSSGDRSRDDDDGGGSSSSRDAERDRDRDREVDRDRDRDRDRDRDRDRDRDRGRDRDRDRDRDRERSRDRDRDRDRDRDRDRDRDRDRERDAPFRRSDSYPERRGVRKGNTVYVYGAALVEDSLRAAFAQHGNIIDLSMDSPRNCAFITFEKMESADQAVAELNGTTVGDVNIKVSIARKQPMLEAATGKSVWASLAVQNSAKGSYRDKRNQVVYSEDLF from the exons ATGGTGGTGTTCCCCAGCACCCTgaccgaggaagaggaggcccTGCAGAAGAAGTATGCCAAGCTGAAGAAGAAG AAAAAGGCTCTGCTGGCTCTGAAGAAGCAGAGCTCCACCAGCCAGACGAGCCAGAGCGGACTAAAACGCA cccTGTCTGACCAGCCTGTGGTGGACACCGCTACTGCCACAGAGCAGGCCAAAATGCTGATCAAGTCAGGAGCCATCAGTGCCATCAAGTCAGAGAACAAGAACTCAGGCTTCAAGCGCTCCCGCACCCTGGAGGGCAAACTCAAG GACCCAGAGAAAGGACCTGCGCCAGCGTTCCTGCCATTTCAGAGGAGTGTCTCCACTGATGAGGAGCTTCCAGAG TCTGCCAAAAGGACCCACAGGAAGTCTCTCTATGAGAG CTTCGTCAGCTCGGGTGACCGTTCCCGTGACGACGATGATGGAGGTGGCTCGTCCTCCAGCCGGGACGCAGAGAGGGATCGTGACCGTGACCGGGAggtggacagagacagagaccgtGACCGGGACAGAGACCGGGACAGAGACCGGGACAGGGACCGCGGCAGAGACCGGGATAGAGATCGTGACCGTGACCGAGAGAGGAGCCGTGACCGGGATCGAGACCGCGAccgggacagagacagagacagggaccGTGACAGGGACCGCGAACGAGACGCTCCGTTCAGAC GGTCGGACTCGTACCCGGAGCGCAGGGGGGTGCGGAAGGGGAACACGGTGTACGTGTATGGCGCCGCACTGGTGGAGGACAGCCTGCGAGCCGCCTTTGCCCAGCACGGCAACATCATCGACCTGTCCATGGACTCCCCGCGAAA CTGTGCCTTCATTACCTTTGAGAAGATGGAGTCAGCTGATCAGGCAGTAGCTGAG CTGAATGGCACCACAGTGGGTGACGTCAACATCAAAGTCAGCATCGCCAGGAAGCAGCCAATGCTGGAGGCTGCCACAGGGAAATCAGTCTGGGCCTCACTGG CTGTCCAGAACAGTGCCAAAGGCTCTTACAGAGACAAGCGAAACCAGGTGGTGTACAGTGAAGACCTATTCTGA
- the LOC118769064 gene encoding zinc finger and BTB domain-containing protein 12-like encodes MEVLCFRLPGHGDATLRSMNSLRSRQHFCDITIVASGRQTFRGHKVVLAACSPFLRDQFLLNPSSELKVSVLHSATVVCELLQSCYTGILQFSPKEIVNYLTAASYLQMEHVVEKCRGALSQFMQPRTPSSPGTIKSEELQALPEFDSGGQPPLRSRSPSGGKLTSLQLHSHRSSQTCVDRQSDTQDTSPVQDIAEVKDAGVSEDFQEDDREDYEVFQVCIEDDDEGVEERREGGAEDEAGEVVVALDGAGCEERGGEGDEGRVRIHLAGEAEREGHRVWRRRPWELGGARGRGFRSRRRGSNRERRLLGTPPQEEWRIPTPEEIMGSFGLVHPDVGQEGVGVASAGYPRAEGPQRLAYGVGEARGGAMGGDPGAGPSEREESESVAVVGSTSCGVGAASCEHCGLAFPSADALALHTRSAHLLFACPRCGKHFSHAHNLSRHMSVHRGARSHRCPLCQKTFTQKSTLCDHMNLHSGERPHRCSYCHVRFAHKPALRRHLKEQHGKTTAQNCLEAQREREGEGGGV; translated from the exons ATGGAGGTGCTGTGTTTCCGGCTGCCCGGCCACGGCGACGCCACCCTGCGGAGTATGAACAGCCTGCGGTCGCGGCAGCATTTCTGCGACATCACCATCGTCGCCAGCGGCCGGCAGACGTTCCGCGGGCACAAAGTGGTCCTGGCGGCTTGTTCTCCCTTCCTGAGAGACCAGTTTCTGCTAAACCCTTCCTCTGAACTTAAG GTGTCAGTATTGCACAGCGCCACGGTGGTGTGCGAGCTGCTCCAGTCCTGCTACACTGGCATACTGCAGTTCAGCCCCAAGGAGATCGTCAACTACCTGACGGCGGCGAGCTACCTGCAGATGGAGCATGTGGTGGAGAAGTGCAGGGGGGCCCTGAGCCAGTTCATGCAGCCCAGAACTCCCAGCTCCCCTGGG ACCATCAAGTCAGAGGAGCTCCAGGCTTTGCCGGAGTTTGACAGTGGTGGCCAGCCTCCTCTGCGCTCCAGGTCTCCCTCTGGTGGAAAGTTGACCTCACTGCAACTTCACAGCCACAGAAGCTCCCAGACTTGTGTGGACCGGCAGTCCGACACACAGGACACCAGTCCAGTGCAAGACATCGCCGAG GTGAAAGACGCAGGCGTCTCTGAGGACTTTCAGGAGGATGACAGAGAGGACTACGAGGTGTTCCAGGTGTGCATCGAGGACGACGATGAGGgcgtggaggagaggagggagggcggGGCGGAGGACGAGGcaggggaggtggtggtggcTCTGGATGGGGCGGGGTGTGAGGAgagaggcggggagggggaCGAGGGTCGGGTCAGAATTCACCTGgcgggggaggcagagagggaggggcacaGGGTCTGGAGGAGGCGGCCGTGGGAGCTGGGCGGAGCCAGGGGGCGGGGTTTCCGCAGCAGGCGACGCGGCAGCAACCGGGAACGGAGGCTTCTGGGAACACCCCCCCAGGAGGAGTGGCGCATTCCAACCCCAGAGGAGATAATGGGCAGTTTCGGACTGGTCCACCCGGACGTTGGCCAGGAGGGGGTGGGTGTTGCATCCGCGGGGTATCCGAGGGCCGAGGGCCCCCAGCGGCTGGCCTACGGGGTGGGGGAGGCCCGGGGCGGGGCGATGGGAGGGGACCCGGGGGCGGGGCCGTCGGAGCGGGAGGAGTCAGAGTCGGTGGCGGTGGTGGGGTCGACGTCGTGCGGCGTGGGGGCGGCGTCGTGCGAGCACTGCGGCCTGGCCTTCCCCTCGGCCGACGCCCTGGCCCTGCACACGCGCTCCGCCCACCTGCTCTTCGCCTGCCCACGCTGCGGCAAGCACTTCAGCCACGCCCACAACCTGAGCCGGCACATGAGCGTGCACCGCGGGGCGCGCTCCCACCGCTGCCCGCTCTGCCAGAAGACCTTCACGCAGAAGTCCACGCTGTGTGACCACATGAACCTGCACAGCGGCGAGCGTCCGCACCGCTGCTCCTACTGCCACGTACGCTTCGCCCACAAGCCCGCGCTGCGGCGCCACCTGAAGGAGCAGCACGGCAAGACCACCGCGCAGAACTGCCTGGAGGCCcagcgggagagggagggcgagGGAGGGGGCGTCTGA